The DNA sequence TAGTCCTGGACTAcaaagcattttgaattaaaagGAAGATAGAGTCCAGCACTGGGCTCAATCCCTGTCTAGAAACAACCCAATTAAGTTTTAAATGGTGGCATTTAGCTTCTATAACAGCGTTAGACCAAACAGAAGTAGAGGGACACTATGTTGTTGACATGACTATAACCAGAACAAATCCAGAGAACTGGTGCTCTGTAACTGCACTATAACTGTTAAGGGCTGCGGCTGGCGTAGGGGTTAGTGACTGGGGCTGGAGCTGGCATAAGGGTTAGTGACTGGGACTGGGGCTGGCGTAGGGGTTAGTGACTGGGGCTGGCGTAGGGGTTAGTGACTGGGGCTGGCGTAGGGGTTAGTGACTGGGGCTGGCGTAGGGGTTAGTGACTGGGGCTGGCGTAGGGGTTAGTGACTGGGGCTGGCGTAGGGGTTAGTGACTGGGGCTGGCGTAGGGGTTAGTGACTGGGGCTGGCGTAGGGGTTAGTGACTGGGGCTGGCGTAGGGGTTAGTGACTGGGGCTGGCGTAGGGGTTAGTGACTGGGGCTGGCGTAGGGGTTAGTGACTGGGGCTGGCGTAGGGGTTAGTGACTGGGGCTGGCGTAGGGGTTAGTGACTGGGGCTGGCGTAGGGGTTAGTGACTGGGGCTGGCGTAGGGGTTAGTGACTGGGGCTGGCGTAGGGGTTAGTGACTGGGGCTGGCGTAGGGGTTAGTGACTGGGGCTGGCGTAGGGGTTAGTGACTGGGGCTGGCGTAGGGGTTAGTGACTGGGGCTGGCGTAGGGGTTAGTGACTGGGGCTGGCGTAGGGGTTAGTGACTGGGACTGGCGTAGGGGTTAGTGACTGGGGCTGGCGTAGGGGTTAGTGACTGGGACTGGCGTAGGGGTTAGTGACTGGGGCTGGCGTAGGGGTTAAGTGACTGGGGCTGGAGCTGGCGTAGGGGTTAAGTGACTGGGACTGGAGCTGGGAAACTGCTTCGGTTCCGAAAGAAGGGGTTTGGGACGAGATTGTGTTTCATATTCAGAACTGCAGTTGAGGCTGACGGGGACTAAACATAAATGAGCTGGAGTTGGTGTTGGGGGTCTCGGTAACTCACCTGGTCTCGGCCGTGGTCGCCCACAATCACAAACATGGTGCGGTGTTGCAGCGCGACTCCATTTTCGATCTGGACGCGAATCCTGTTATCCACCTTCTTCCGAACCGTCGCCATGGCTCTCAGACCCGGTCAGGAACGAGTGAGAGCACAGGGTCTCTGTATTAGAGACAGAACTCCGTTCCTGCGTCGAGACCTGCGGCAGTGTTACAACACAACACTGACCCAAAGAGAGGAACGACAGAACCGGGCTCTCCTGGAGAAACAAGTATCCCACAGCAATCCTTTCACACACGTATACACTCActaagtcactcacacattcactcactgcaCAACCCACGTGCAAACAGCGAGCGCGAGCCTGCGACACAGTGCACAGCGAAGGACCCAAACACATAGCTGCCCTCGTCACTGCCTCCTCTGTTTACTGTCATTTCACTGACCGTTCTCACTTACACTTCATATTaataacaaatgtaaacaacaataataatgattatttttcGGTTTATCTAGTTACTCATCTAATCATGTTTTCTTAAAAACCATCGCACACAAATTTAATTCTATGCGTTAGCATAAGAGCTGTGCAATTCCTATTGAGTCTGCAAATTTGTGCTTACCTAGCGATAGCTAACCCATAAACCATGCTCTCTGAAACAGCCCTCACTTACAAATTCTCATATAGATAACTTATAACCAAATCAAGAATAGCTCAGGGGTATTCGTGTATTAGCCATAATTTATGGGCTTAACAAGCTAACcttcatttacatacacacttaAAATGACTGTTCTACAAGAGTTCTTTATTAAAGcaaatggttctgtatagaactctgaacacttgaagaaacatttgcatgtttaaatagttctttgcatcatgaaaaggttcttcagattgatagagaatgtgctatagatggttctatagcaccttttagaatgGCACCCAAGCAGTTCAACTGTTATTTCAAACTTATAATAGAGGcaccatttttggtgccatacagaATCCTTTTATAAAAGGTGctttatagaaccatctatagcacatcaatctgaagaatccTTTAATGATGCAgaggttcttcaagggttcaggattctatatagaaccatttcctttaataaagaacccttgtagaaccttcattttttaagtgtgtatgtaACGTAAGCCCAACTACATAAATCATGCTTTCAGAGTGAAATTTAAgagtaaaaatgttaaatatggttcacatacacaaaaaaaaaaaaaaaaacaggagcaaacacaTTTATGCAACACATCTTTATTGAAACTCTCAAAGCAACATCAATATACAAATTGAAGAGCTGGggccatttttaaaattttatttttaaagaaaaattattttttttagaaccaATTAAATTGAGGAAGAAAATGTTTTCATGGAGGACATCAACAGATGCAGGAATTTTGCATTTACttttatacaaaaaataaattaatgaaatctTTCAAGTTTACAGGCTAGCTTCAAACCTTGACATGAATCTTCAGTTCCGTCTCTTTAAAACACAGGGGCGTTTACTAGATTAAGCATAGACCTGGATTAGTACTTTAAACTTAGTAAGCTGATGCAGGACTAAACTTCATACATGGATATGGAGCCAGATATACAAGTACAGTCCTGCACCACACAGAAGGTCACTGAAGTAGAGCTGACAGTGTCATCATTATTTGCTTAATCCGTGTGCCCAAACAGTTCTCTCCTCATTTTTGAAATGTGCCAATGCAGGTTTACTTTCATCAAGTGCCAGAAGGAAAAATACCACTGAGAAGAATACAATAGTTTGTGATGGAACACATGGATTTTCCAGATCTGATCAAGCATTTGATGTAGCCCAATATGTCAGGTCAGGTCAGTCTTTCAGGACCGCATGGCTTGGGCGTTCCCTCGCGGGGCGCCTCGAGGGCCTTGTCCAGTGGAACGTTTGTAATTCTGGTGGTATCCCTCCTGTGGAAAGTCAAAGACAATTTATCATGAATCTCACTCTGTCGAGATGTGAGGACAATGTAAACAGTTATTCTCTAAGGCCGTTTAAAACCTCCTTACCCTCTGGTAGTTGTTGGAATAGTCTCGAGGAGTACCAAACTGGGCCTGTCCATATCCAGAGTTTGGAGCTCCAGTAAAGGGTGGGCGGTAACCATCATAGTTTCCTTAAACAggagatatttattttatttattataaccTTTTTCTCGATTTTCAACCTTATTACAAACACAGACAACTTCAAAATCAACTCATAGCTTCAAGGTCCTAAACACTTCTCAAGATACCTCTGAATCCATTGGATGGTCCTCTGTAGCCATTGATCATACCCCTGGGGTTCCGAGGCCCACCTCGAGGCATGCCCCGGCTGTTGTAGAAGGATTGCGTCTGCCTGTTAAATGTGTTTCCTTGACCTGCAGGCTGCTGAGACAAGGGCTGGTGGCCTGTCGAATTTGGAACTGACGGGTCCTGGAAAGTGGCAACCACTGTTGAACAGAATAATAAGATACATCATGATTATGAACGTTTAAATCAATGTTGTAATGTTGCAATTTGCACTATAACATCTAAAACTGCCATATTCTCCTCTTCTCCACAAGCTACACAACAGCGTTCTTCccccacagctcagttcagaatggtgcttgttcctttaaataataatgagctACTCGCTGTTTACTCCCggcctgagcgcacagcagtggcGCTGGTTCTTAGCCATTTTTGTTCAGCTCTCTTTCCTCTCCGTTCcaattttctcagtttttactcagtgtacTTCTcctgttttgctttatttaacctcatctttgtgctctgaAGTTtatgcacttgacgtcagaagcggagcagtatcagaacggctcgttttattcCATGCTttcagcacacagaaaactgagtgGGTGGTTTTGTTTCACTTTGTGTGAgctggtggactccagatcccTACATTAATGTACTGAACAAGTGATTCATATCATAACATGCCCACTATCAAACCTATATACAGCCATGCTTATTCTACTCTAAGGAAAGGCATGTGCATTAGCAAACGTCGAAAAGATAAAGAGAGTCTGCACAGGTgagcaataaaaatatttttaattctgtATTGTGATCATTTCTGATATTTTGTGCATGTTTAACTGGGTGTTGTGCTACAATGTTTCTGCCTAAATATTCTAATAAAAACTGTATGCCATAAAAATCTCTCAAAGTactgtgatatatattttcagtattATCAGCCCATGTGTGTTGGTGTTAGAGTCCTCACCAGACTGAAGCTGTTCTGGCTGCATTTCTGTCTGTTCCACAGGGAGCTGTGTTTGGCCGCTGAAACCTGGGCTGTAGCTGCTCTGGTACTGGCTGATCTGCTTTTGAGAGTCTGTCTCAACAGCTGGTGGGACAGGTGCATTAAGATTGAAAACCTGTgaagaaaaacaattaaataatactattattatatatattatatattagtaTAATTATATTACTACAAAGACAATAAAAAGACTATTAAAacacctaaaagcacacattgtcATTAATACAAAGCAAAAGAGCACCCCCCTGTGGATCTGTCTATATATGTGAGCATGTGACAAATATCACTTACTTGTGATACCATTTctaactgagtgagtgagtgaaaaacCACTGAgagtaataatttaaataaatataaaagtgatttaagggttagagttagggttgATTTAAGACCAGAGGAGAGAAATGTAGCACAAAGGAAAGCAAGTGATCTTCATTACATTAATGCACTCTTAGTGAACTCATCTAATGGATACTCCTTGTGGTTTCTTCTCTGAATTGTTTGGTATGacaggaaaataaaaacacgCCTTCTTCCTGagatttagttcattcattcattcatccattttctTCAAACACTTAACTCTAGTCCCTCAATTTTGAATGCAAACAGAATTAAAATCAATCTCCATGGTTCTGCAACAGACAACAGACGAAGGACTTCAAGTAAGACATTACCGTCTGCATGGACTGGAATGGTGCTGCATTGACATTGATGCCACTGTTGTGGAGGGGTTTGGTGTTGGGCTGGAACACCTGCGCCTGAGAGGTGGCAGAGAGAGCCGAGGCAGGAGGAGTCTGTTCTGTCAGAGAGATGGAGACCTAAAACAATAAAGAACAATAaagcagatgttttttttttattctcaaaaGACCTAGGCCTTGATATCTTTCTTGATATGCCTTGATATGCAGTCCACTTTACGATAAGGTCGACTACTTGCCTGAATAGGATCAACAGAATCTGTCTGTGGTCGAGGGTCCGCTATGTTGGATGGTTGGTACATAGGGGGCGGTGAGGAGTAGGCCTCTGTTGAGGAGGTAACGATGGGAACCTGAAGCAAACACAGTCTAGTCTGAATAAAAACTAACCAACCACAAAACATCAGCTGCTATTTTATAAAAAGACCTGCAGCACATACACTGGCTCGTTTAATTTCTATAGACAGACAAATTAAACTGGATGGATCTGTGTTATTAATTCGATTTTACAGAGGAACCGAATGTCACAAAACACCATCTGTGTGCATTTACAGACGTAAAATTTCatgaaaaatggaaatgaaagTGGTTCAAATTACACACAGCATGTAAATCCTATATTAGTTGATGTCATGGGAACACATTCTAGTATTACATGGTAATACATGAGCAGTACACTTACTTGTGTAGGTTCAGGTGGTACAGGAACAGCAGCAGGTTGTGCAAGGCAGGACTCTGGATGAGCTATGGGTAAAAAGCAAAGACAAGGCTAAAGAAATCTTTATATAAAACCATTAACATCTACCAGTCATATGTGTACACACACTTCATTTGAAGCCATTAAAACTCATAGTTATCTCCTTCATAGATTCTATGTCTGTGGGTAAGACGTGTACATACACCAACTACACTGTGTCTTTAAGTAGCATGGGGGTGGAAGCATAAGGTTGTGGGGGTGCTTTGCTACAGGAGGAACTTCATCTAATTTAAATCATCAGGAAGACGGAAACAATGTAGACATACTTAAGCAAAATCTCAAGAAAGTTAAAGCTTGTGTACAGATATGTTGTCAAATTGGACAATGACTGCAAGCACACTTTCAAAGctacattataattatttaaagacAAATGGACAGGTAATGGAGTGTCCATCACAAAGCCTTGGTCTCAATCCCATAAAAATTTTACAGCCACTGGGAATGTGGTTGaagaaataaaaactgaaataagTCATTGCctgggcggcactgtggcacaacaggtagtgtcgttgtcacacagctccagggacctggaggttgtgggttcgtgtcccattccagatgactgtctgtgaggagtgtggtgtgttctccctgtgtctgcgtgggtttgctccgggtgactgtctgtgaggagattggtgtgttctccctgtgtctgcgtgggttttatccgggtgctccggtttcttcccacagtccaaaaacacacattggtaggtgtacTGGCTTTTACTCAAAATAgattccataggtgtgagtgactttgtgagtgtgtgtcgccctgtgaaacactggcgccccctccagggtgtattcctgccttgcgcccaatgattccaagcaggctctggacccaccatgaccctgaactggataagtgcttacagacaatgaatgaatgaatgaaatcattgCCTCTGATATTATTCTGATATTTCCCATTCTTAGTATATAATAGACATCCTAACCAACTTAACAGAGGTATGTGGAATAAGATTAAACATCAGgaattgtggaaaaaaaaagaattttaacAAAGGTGGCTAAAGTAAATATTATATGATGTGGTTGTACTAACTTGATTGGCAAACCATCTGTGGCATCTCCATACTCATGCCTGGCTTCATAGGCTGCGCTGATACTATAGCTGGGTCCAATGGCTGCGCATCAAATTCTAGCATGGAATCCTGTAAAAGAAAACATAGTGGGTATAAAAATTAaagttaattttaaataaaaatcagatCCTTTACTATCTTTGAGGGATTAGTTAATTTTTCTAGTCATTAAACATGATTAAATCATAACCCGTCAtatctttttaaacataaatttcTGGCTACACTGTGCCATTGAGTGGGAAAATATTGTATTTCACTTCTCCTTCCACAACATGCATCTGTCCAGTCGTTGTAAATTGTAAATGCTCACTAACATCACGCTTCACTTATATATCACAACACATTTTTCTCTAATAACTCCGCTTATCTCAGAATCATGTACACGTCAACAAACTACATGCTAAATGCAAACAATGTGGACTGTCTTTACCTGCATGAAGTTATACGGCCCCTGCATCTGTGCCATGAGGTCCTGAACCACCTGTTTCCTGACCAAAGGATCCGAGGTGGGCGTGGGTGTTACCGACGTCAGCAGGTGAGCCTCTGGGACAGGAGATGCCTGAATAGGCTGCTGCAGGGGATTCGTGACCTGATGAAAATGAGGTAAAATGAACTGGTTGCCTCAAAgttaaaatgggaaaaaaatatcTAACTATTCATAGACTTTGAGCTTTAGTTAACAAAACAGAAAGTCCCTCACTTTGGTTTCAGCACTCCACTCCTCGACTTGTTCCTTCTCACTGCTGCTGTTATACGTGGTTTCTGGAATGAACTGTCTATTTACAAACTGAATAGAGATTGGAGAGAAAAAGTAATATAAGTTACACACTCTTCAACAGGTGCAAACAATCTTAGTTTGGGTCAGGGTCTATATCTATCCCCTGGCTACGCTTGCAGTCCAAGCATGCAGTTGTGTGATCAAACTGCTAAGATTTAGTGTCTTTAATCATGATCTGGTGTGCAGTCTGGTCTTCAGTGATGATCACAGAGAAGAGCAGCATGCTCTCACATCTCAGTATGGCACACCTCAAAGTATTAGTGTTAGAGAAATTTTCCAAGACAATGTTTAAGTGACACAAATAAACCGCAACTGCCACTACAGTCATTACGGTCTACTGTATATAGAatatgtttgttattatttatgagCAATCCAAACAA is a window from the Hoplias malabaricus isolate fHopMal1 chromosome 11, fHopMal1.hap1, whole genome shotgun sequence genome containing:
- the caprin1b gene encoding caprin-1b, which encodes MPSATNGTRTVKSASPEVGFAPPLLNPTTGSSPGSGLQSEAMKQVLGVIEKKVRNMEKKKSKLDDYQARNNKGERLNQDQLEALSKYQEVINNLEFARELHKSFLALNQDIQKAVKKAARREQLQRDEVEQFRLKKVLEVQFLLDRLGDETVRQELLDSDGPALLTEGDLTALDDFYKLVGPERDQNIRLTDQYQEASQHLWDLLEGKDKAVAGTTYKALKETLERVLQSGYFDRMPSHQNGMCAEDEEKPAAVVDSSESEEQHADTEGEMPEVYPEPILVETTEFVNRQFIPETTYNSSSEKEQVEEWSAETKVTNPLQQPIQASPVPEAHLLTSVTPTPTSDPLVRKQVVQDLMAQMQGPYNFMQDSMLEFDAQPLDPAIVSAQPMKPGMSMEMPQMVCQSTHPESCLAQPAAVPVPPEPTQVPIVTSSTEAYSSPPPMYQPSNIADPRPQTDSVDPIQVSISLTEQTPPASALSATSQAQVFQPNTKPLHNSGINVNAAPFQSMQTVFNLNAPVPPAVETDSQKQISQYQSSYSPGFSGQTQLPVEQTEMQPEQLQSVVATFQDPSVPNSTGHQPLSQQPAGQGNTFNRQTQSFYNSRGMPRGGPRNPRGMINGYRGPSNGFRGNYDGYRPPFTGAPNSGYGQAQFGTPRDYSNNYQREGYHQNYKRSTGQGPRGAPRGNAQAMRS